From the genome of Bradyrhizobium sp. ORS 278:
GCTGCGGCTCCGAGACCATCCCCTTGAAATGATCGAGCGTTCCTGTCCAGGGCGTGCAGATCCTGGCCAGGTCTGCGCCGGTCGCGACCAGATGCACTCCGGCCAGCGCGCGCGCAGCTTCGATGTCGATGCTGAGAATGCGCGCATGCGCATGTGGGCTGCGCAAAAAGGCCGCATGAAGCATGCGCGGCAGGCGGAGATCGGTGACGTAGCGCCCGCGCCCCGCCAGCAGCCGCTTGGCATTCGGGCGTGGGACAGAGCGGCCGATATAGGAATTGGGACGATCCAGCGATGTCAGCGGCGCGGTCATCGCGACGGCCCCTCGGCGGCCTTTGCCGCACGCGCCTCGGCAACGGCGGCAATGGAATCGACGATCGCCTCGTATCCGGTGCAGCGGCAGAAATTGCCGGACAGCGCATCCCGGATCGCCTCGCGGCTGGGCCGCGCCATCTGCGACAACAGCTCGTGCGCCGTCATCAGCATGCCCGGCGTGCAGAAGCCGCATTGCAGGGCATTGCGGCGATGAAACTCCGCTTGCAGATCGGCGATCACGCCACGCTCCGAGAGGCCTTCGATCGTATCGATCCGCGCACCCTCGGCCTGCACCGCAAACATCAGGCACGCGTGAACCGCATGGCCGTCGAACTGAACCAGGCACGCGCCGCAGGCGCCCATCTCGCAGCCGGCATGGGTGCCGGTCAGCTCGAGCGGACCGCGCAGGCAGTCCACCAGCGTATCGCGCGGCGCGACGTCGCACGCCACCTTGCGACCATTCACGACCATGCGGACGCGGATCGCGTCATCGGCGTCGTCGCGTTCGAGCATTGTGCCCGTCATGCCGCCTCCCCGAGACGCCCGAGAAGCCTGCCGAGCAGCACGCGCGCCAGATGCATGCGCATCGCCGCGGGAACATCGTCGCTGTCTGCCGGCGTGAGATCATGGCT
Proteins encoded in this window:
- a CDS encoding (2Fe-2S)-binding protein, whose translation is MLERDDADDAIRVRMVVNGRKVACDVAPRDTLVDCLRGPLELTGTHAGCEMGACGACLVQFDGHAVHACLMFAVQAEGARIDTIEGLSERGVIADLQAEFHRRNALQCGFCTPGMLMTAHELLSQMARPSREAIRDALSGNFCRCTGYEAIVDSIAAVAEARAAKAAEGPSR